In Chitinophaga sp. HK235, a single window of DNA contains:
- a CDS encoding threonine synthase, which yields MTITRKNISLATALQCPRCGRLYETGILQSYATCCQQPLITIYSGDLPDPSFLNGREHTIWRYREMLPVMDPWYIVSLGEGGTPLHRLSAVSRKLGVRVLLKDESMNPTGSFKARGISVAVSKALELGVNHCIMPSAGNAGGALSAYCAKAGIKATVIMPRHTPATLQEECRLHGAELILTDGLIDRCGQIARQLVKETGAFDMSTLKEPYRLEGKKTMGYEIAEQLHWQLPDVIIYPTGGGTGLIGMWKAFREMQQLGWIGSKLPRMIIIQSQNCAPMVQYIENGNLPEDFQAYPSKAYGLAVPQPFAKDMMREVIQQSDGKALTITEEEMEEGIREMATTEGILLSPEGSATYMGLKKLIEKDWVQEDEEVLLFNTGSWYKYR from the coding sequence ATGACTATTACACGAAAAAACATATCATTGGCTACTGCATTGCAGTGTCCCCGTTGCGGAAGGTTATACGAAACAGGGATATTGCAATCTTATGCCACCTGTTGTCAGCAACCGCTGATAACAATCTATAGTGGTGATTTACCAGACCCTTCCTTTCTGAACGGACGGGAGCATACTATATGGCGGTACCGGGAGATGCTGCCGGTGATGGACCCATGGTACATTGTAAGCCTGGGCGAAGGCGGAACACCTTTGCACAGGTTATCTGCTGTGAGCCGGAAACTGGGAGTACGGGTACTGTTAAAGGATGAAAGTATGAATCCCACCGGTTCTTTCAAAGCAAGGGGCATCAGTGTGGCCGTATCCAAAGCGCTGGAACTGGGCGTCAATCACTGTATCATGCCCTCTGCCGGCAATGCCGGCGGTGCCCTGAGCGCCTATTGCGCCAAAGCAGGTATCAAGGCCACCGTTATAATGCCGCGGCATACGCCCGCCACTTTACAGGAAGAATGCCGTTTGCACGGCGCAGAGCTGATACTGACAGACGGTCTGATAGACCGCTGCGGTCAGATAGCCCGGCAGCTGGTAAAAGAAACCGGCGCCTTCGATATGTCTACGCTGAAAGAGCCCTACCGGCTGGAAGGAAAAAAAACCATGGGTTACGAAATAGCGGAGCAGCTGCACTGGCAGCTTCCCGACGTCATCATATATCCTACCGGCGGCGGTACTGGCCTGATAGGCATGTGGAAAGCCTTCAGGGAAATGCAGCAGCTGGGCTGGATTGGTAGCAAGCTACCCAGAATGATCATTATTCAATCTCAAAATTGTGCACCTATGGTTCAGTACATTGAAAACGGAAACCTCCCTGAAGATTTTCAGGCCTATCCCTCGAAAGCCTATGGTCTGGCTGTTCCACAGCCTTTTGCAAAAGACATGATGCGGGAAGTAATTCAGCAAAGTGATGGTAAAGCCCTTACCATAACAGAAGAGGAAATGGAAGAAGGCATCCGGGAAATGGCCACCACCGAAGGTATACTATTATCACCGGAAGGTAGCGCCACCTATATGGGACTCAAAAAACTCATTGAAAAAGACTGGGTCCAGGAAGATGAGGAAGTGCTGTTGTTTAACACCGGCTCATGGTACAAATATCGCTAA
- the bluB gene encoding 5,6-dimethylbenzimidazole synthase has translation MDILNGKLFTAAEATVLEDVIVNRRDVRGNRFLDKPIAPDTLNKILDAALHAPSVGFSQPWEFVLIEDNHLKQQIRDSFAAENEKAISLFDADKQPEYIRLKLEGILEAPLNIAVFYKPAGKPVLGQTSMEEVGLYSVVCAVQNIWLMARALNVGVGWVSILDPEQVKNILKAPEENKLVAYLCLGYTDGFYTSPELELLQWEKRKMKDTAVFYNTY, from the coding sequence ATGGATATACTAAATGGTAAATTGTTCACGGCGGCAGAAGCTACTGTTCTGGAAGATGTTATTGTTAACAGACGTGATGTACGGGGTAACCGTTTTCTTGATAAACCCATTGCCCCTGATACACTCAATAAAATACTGGATGCCGCCTTGCATGCGCCCTCAGTAGGTTTCTCCCAGCCATGGGAGTTTGTGCTGATTGAAGACAATCACTTAAAGCAGCAGATAAGAGACAGCTTTGCAGCAGAAAATGAAAAAGCCATTTCGTTGTTTGATGCAGATAAACAACCGGAATATATCCGGCTGAAGCTGGAAGGGATTCTGGAAGCACCGTTAAATATTGCCGTCTTTTATAAGCCGGCCGGCAAGCCGGTGTTAGGGCAAACTTCCATGGAGGAAGTAGGTTTGTACAGCGTAGTATGTGCTGTGCAAAATATCTGGCTGATGGCCAGAGCACTGAATGTAGGGGTAGGATGGGTGAGTATTCTGGACCCTGAGCAGGTAAAAAATATATTAAAAGCACCGGAAGAAAACAAACTGGTAGCCTATTTATGCCTGGGATATACAGATGGATTTTATACTTCACCGGAGCTGGAACTCTTACAATGGGAAAAGAGAAAAATGAAGGATACAGCCGTTTTTTATAATACCTATTAA
- a CDS encoding VOC family protein — translation MAKKIISQRITPHLWFEKQAEEAAKFYTSIFPNSSIGRISHYTKAGFEIHHMPEGTVLTVEFTLDGQEFLALNGGPVFQFNESVSFLVNCENQEEIDYYWEKLRVGGDPKSDQCGWLKDQFGLSWQVAPVQLADMMVDKDINRLNRVMAALFKMKKLDLRALEEAYGTSIPA, via the coding sequence ATGGCAAAGAAAATCATTTCCCAAAGGATTACACCGCATTTATGGTTTGAAAAACAGGCGGAAGAAGCCGCGAAGTTTTATACCAGCATCTTCCCCAACTCATCAATAGGCCGTATTTCCCACTACACCAAAGCAGGCTTTGAGATTCATCACATGCCGGAAGGCACTGTGCTCACCGTAGAGTTCACCCTCGACGGGCAGGAGTTTCTGGCACTCAATGGCGGGCCTGTGTTTCAGTTCAACGAATCGGTTTCTTTTTTGGTAAACTGTGAAAATCAGGAAGAGATCGATTATTACTGGGAAAAGCTCCGGGTAGGTGGCGACCCTAAGTCAGACCAATGTGGATGGCTAAAAGATCAATTCGGTCTGTCCTGGCAGGTGGCACCCGTACAGCTGGCTGATATGATGGTGGACAAGGATATCAACCGGCTGAACCGGGTAATGGCTGCTCTTTTCAAAATGAAAAAACTGGACCTCCGGGCACTGGAAGAAGCCTACGGCACTTCTATCCCTGCCTGA
- a CDS encoding GNAT family N-acetyltransferase has protein sequence MSEILLDNPAWSALTTTQAPLSMGTERVKRYRKEILSFIACEDAKQSALEELQPWINEGESFYLIGELPVLSADWQIVNELPCAQMVLRSQVVLPVKEPATITMLTADDATAMYDLVNKVQPGYYNPGTRLLGTYYGIWQEGRLVAMAGERMRMSGFTELSAIVTDPAYTGRGYAQQLITRLCHQHAEEGVTSMLHVSVANERAIRLYEHMGFVTRRTIVFRKITRG, from the coding sequence ATGAGTGAGATATTATTGGATAATCCGGCATGGAGCGCGCTGACAACCACCCAGGCACCTTTGTCGATGGGAACGGAGCGGGTGAAAAGATACCGGAAGGAGATTCTTTCCTTTATTGCCTGCGAAGATGCAAAACAAAGTGCTTTGGAAGAGTTGCAGCCATGGATAAACGAAGGGGAATCTTTTTATCTGATCGGTGAGCTGCCTGTGCTGTCGGCAGACTGGCAGATAGTAAATGAGTTGCCCTGTGCGCAAATGGTACTGCGGTCACAGGTGGTCCTTCCTGTAAAGGAACCGGCAACCATTACCATGCTGACAGCCGATGATGCCACTGCTATGTATGATCTGGTTAACAAGGTACAGCCAGGTTATTATAATCCGGGTACCCGTTTGCTGGGCACCTACTATGGCATTTGGCAGGAAGGCAGGCTGGTGGCCATGGCCGGAGAACGGATGCGTATGAGCGGCTTTACCGAACTGAGCGCCATCGTAACAGATCCTGCCTATACCGGTAGAGGTTATGCGCAGCAGTTGATCACACGGCTTTGCCACCAGCATGCCGAAGAAGGCGTGACCTCCATGCTGCATGTGTCGGTGGCAAATGAACGGGCCATTCGCCTGTATGAACATATGGGCTTCGTAACACGAAGAACTATCGTGTTCAGAAAGATCACCAGGGGATAG
- a CDS encoding hybrid sensor histidine kinase/response regulator has translation MLDMYIHNKILSGFIHFLGRPLFAGTKDFTYKEDKRPVILVNALGLLMTILVLGIGSYFYSLHPSMVILLPILIEAAAFIYVIVLNHLKKYFKASLVMLIANSVFAVYWSTVFGTAIPIDLVMAFLATIVFHLCSTFFLSKERKVLVSCLIITVIALILVQVNQRQRFIAPLELAPDTAYIIHLITSSAFLALIILVMSSYIGKIHALLYSERKLKDASVAKSTFLRETYHELRTPLNAIYGIAQLLQLRRNGYSAEEKREIDDLYSACYIARNIINNVLDMSRIDAGRFNTVTKESLNLKECVGHCTAINQYIALSRGITIRESFDEQLPAIINSDKIILTKIINNLLSNAVKFATGNSYVEIRCQREHHQVIFRVINQGSINHEKAAQIFEAFVSERNQITEGTGLGLSITKHLVELLGGQIFIEPDEKHTHTIIAFTLPLEAARGKSSTASKQHYRRNVFPGATALVIEDDPISSSLLTKILTHMGLTSTLCHTGEEAMELIQIERPDVIISDLHMSNMSGKELLQHLRSHPLFKDIPVLIVSGDAFTSVKEDILRAGANAYISKPVHFNELYLALSRHLPQFQAQA, from the coding sequence ATGCTAGACATGTACATTCACAACAAAATCCTATCCGGCTTTATCCATTTTTTAGGAAGACCATTATTTGCCGGCACCAAAGACTTCACTTACAAGGAAGACAAGAGACCTGTCATTCTGGTAAATGCATTGGGACTGCTCATGACCATCCTGGTACTGGGCATTGGATCTTATTTTTATTCTCTGCATCCCAGTATGGTGATTCTCCTCCCCATTTTGATTGAGGCAGCTGCCTTTATTTATGTGATCGTTTTAAACCATTTAAAAAAATATTTCAAGGCCAGTCTGGTGATGCTCATCGCCAACAGTGTTTTTGCGGTGTACTGGAGTACTGTTTTTGGAACGGCCATCCCTATAGATCTGGTGATGGCTTTTCTGGCCACGATCGTTTTCCATCTGTGCAGCACCTTTTTCCTGAGCAAGGAGCGAAAGGTACTGGTATCCTGTCTGATCATCACGGTGATTGCCCTGATACTGGTACAGGTCAATCAGCGGCAGCGTTTCATCGCTCCGCTGGAACTGGCTCCGGATACAGCCTATATCATACATTTAATCACCTCCTCCGCTTTTCTGGCATTGATCATTCTGGTGATGTCTTCCTATATCGGTAAGATTCATGCGCTGTTGTATTCTGAAAGAAAACTAAAAGATGCTTCTGTTGCCAAAAGCACCTTCCTGCGTGAAACGTACCATGAGCTCAGAACGCCGCTGAATGCCATTTACGGCATCGCACAGCTGCTGCAGCTCAGACGAAATGGTTATAGTGCAGAAGAAAAAAGGGAAATCGACGATCTGTATTCTGCCTGTTATATTGCCCGAAACATCATCAACAATGTGCTGGACATGTCGCGTATTGATGCAGGCAGATTTAATACTGTTACCAAAGAATCCCTTAACCTGAAGGAGTGTGTGGGACATTGCACCGCTATCAATCAGTATATCGCACTTTCCAGGGGTATTACCATCCGGGAAAGTTTTGACGAACAATTACCGGCTATCATCAACAGTGATAAGATCATCCTCACCAAAATCATCAACAACCTGCTGTCTAATGCTGTGAAATTTGCCACAGGCAATAGTTACGTAGAAATCCGATGTCAGCGTGAGCATCATCAGGTAATATTCAGGGTGATCAACCAGGGCAGCATTAACCATGAAAAAGCTGCTCAGATTTTTGAAGCTTTTGTATCTGAGCGCAACCAGATCACCGAAGGTACCGGGCTGGGGCTCTCCATCACCAAACACCTGGTAGAACTGCTAGGCGGACAGATATTTATTGAGCCGGATGAAAAGCATACCCATACCATCATTGCTTTCACACTACCCCTGGAAGCCGCCAGAGGCAAAAGCAGTACAGCCAGCAAACAGCACTATCGCAGAAACGTATTTCCTGGTGCCACCGCGCTGGTGATTGAAGATGACCCTATCAGCAGTTCGCTGCTCACCAAGATACTCACGCATATGGGCCTTACCTCTACCCTCTGCCATACAGGCGAGGAAGCTATGGAGCTGATACAAATAGAAAGACCCGATGTAATCATCTCAGATCTGCATATGTCCAATATGAGCGGAAAGGAACTGCTTCAGCATTTACGCAGCCATCCCCTCTTCAAAGACATTCCAGTGCTGATTGTATCCGGAGATGCTTTTACTTCCGTGAAGGAAGACATACTAAGAGCAGGTGCCAACGCCTATATTTCCAAGCCTGTGCATTTTAATGAACTGTACCTGGCCTTGTCCAGGCACCTGCCTCAGTTTCAGGCGCAGGCATAA
- a CDS encoding sorbosone dehydrogenase family protein produces MKTGLALTLSDSKPLKKLGLFLLLPSVMLALHSCHNNAQPPTAGLTADSGNVGLQLPEGFGALRFADSTGNARHLTVNKNGVVFVKLESPVKGNGIVVLTDKNGDGRADEHSGFAPYGGTGIAIKDGYLYASSNTSVFRYKLNDKLEVADPQHPDTLVSGLIDRGQHNSKSIALDNNGNLYVNIGAPSNVCQEKDRTKGSPGMQPCPLLDSAGGIWVFKANELHQGYHNGKRYATGLRNVVGLDWNQATNALYVMQHGRDNLHDFFPELYDAKTSAELPAETMYKLHEGSDCGWPYIYYDQFQQKKIISPEYGGDGKKAVTDKYDDPIVTFPGHLAPNGLLFYTGNMFPERYKNGAFIAFHGSWNRAPEPQQGFFVAFVPFQNGAPSGKWEIFAKGFAGKENIVAPGDAAHRPCGLAQGPDGSLYVSDDKMGTIYRIIYKK; encoded by the coding sequence ATGAAAACAGGATTAGCGCTGACATTGTCAGACAGCAAGCCTTTAAAGAAGTTAGGCCTGTTCCTTTTGCTTCCGTCTGTCATGCTGGCTCTTCACAGTTGCCATAACAACGCTCAGCCGCCGACAGCCGGACTGACAGCCGACAGTGGCAACGTAGGACTGCAACTCCCCGAAGGATTTGGCGCCCTGCGGTTTGCCGACAGTACCGGCAACGCCAGGCACCTGACCGTCAACAAAAACGGAGTGGTGTTTGTGAAACTGGAATCACCGGTGAAAGGCAACGGCATCGTAGTGCTGACTGATAAAAACGGGGATGGTCGTGCAGATGAGCATAGCGGCTTCGCGCCGTATGGTGGCACCGGCATAGCCATTAAAGATGGTTATCTGTATGCCTCTTCCAACACCAGCGTATTTCGCTACAAACTCAACGACAAGCTGGAAGTAGCAGACCCTCAGCACCCGGACACGCTGGTTAGTGGCCTGATAGACCGCGGTCAGCACAACTCCAAATCCATTGCACTGGATAATAACGGTAACCTCTATGTGAATATCGGTGCACCTTCCAATGTATGCCAGGAAAAAGACCGTACCAAAGGCTCTCCCGGTATGCAGCCCTGCCCTTTACTGGACTCTGCAGGCGGCATCTGGGTATTTAAAGCCAACGAGCTGCATCAGGGTTATCACAACGGCAAACGATACGCTACCGGCCTTAGAAACGTGGTGGGCCTCGACTGGAACCAGGCTACCAACGCGCTGTACGTGATGCAGCATGGCCGCGACAACCTGCACGATTTTTTCCCGGAACTGTATGATGCCAAAACATCCGCAGAACTGCCTGCAGAAACCATGTACAAGCTGCATGAAGGTTCTGATTGCGGATGGCCTTATATCTATTACGATCAGTTCCAGCAGAAAAAAATCATTTCTCCGGAATATGGCGGCGATGGTAAAAAAGCCGTTACCGATAAATACGATGATCCTATCGTAACTTTCCCTGGACACCTGGCTCCTAACGGGCTGCTGTTCTACACTGGCAACATGTTCCCTGAAAGATACAAGAACGGCGCCTTCATCGCCTTCCATGGCTCCTGGAACAGGGCTCCTGAACCACAACAGGGTTTCTTCGTTGCTTTTGTGCCTTTCCAGAATGGTGCTCCTTCCGGTAAATGGGAAATCTTCGCCAAGGGATTTGCGGGCAAAGAAAATATTGTCGCCCCTGGCGATGCTGCCCACCGCCCCTGTGGCCTTGCACAAGGACCTGATGGCTCCCTCTACGTGTCTGACGACAAGATGGGCACCATCTATCGCATTATCTATAAAAAATAA
- a CDS encoding transglutaminase domain-containing protein: protein MRYTCVFLAILLTPFYVYPQADMPKKDFAFTDSLARTIRYHGDVYTHTRELTTPYNDQLSKTRAIFIWITDNIAYDYKAVNKGKPAPRIPPCVPGTDCQRVMQDWENKYLQRILKKKKSVCEGYARLFKKMCNIAGVRCEVVSGYIKTRYYHIGRAGAVDHAWNAVYLDSSWHMVDPTWAAGGCDEDENIGKLQSFEKLFNNYYWQASYSDFHRNHYPEKGQWAFKENYTKEKFAAAPYIAGSVISDLRLLSPEPGIIQARKGDTIRFRFTYRGQLTYLQANSNLFRNPTTYRMEKVSRRRWQPVWDTFALKKQQYVSFRKSFRGYAFEYVVTDENLNYIDILFDYERAFRYKVNIIREPVQLAGK from the coding sequence ATGCGTTATACCTGTGTTTTTCTGGCCATACTGCTGACACCTTTTTACGTTTATCCGCAGGCTGATATGCCAAAGAAGGATTTCGCCTTCACTGACAGTCTGGCCCGGACAATCCGTTATCACGGCGACGTGTATACGCATACCCGTGAGCTAACCACCCCGTACAACGATCAGCTTTCCAAAACCAGGGCTATCTTTATCTGGATCACCGATAATATCGCGTATGACTATAAAGCGGTCAATAAAGGCAAACCAGCACCTCGCATACCTCCCTGTGTACCTGGTACAGACTGCCAAAGGGTGATGCAGGACTGGGAAAACAAATACCTGCAACGGATACTGAAAAAGAAAAAGAGTGTTTGTGAAGGTTATGCCAGGCTCTTTAAGAAGATGTGCAACATTGCCGGCGTCCGTTGCGAAGTGGTCAGTGGTTATATTAAAACACGGTACTATCATATTGGCCGTGCCGGCGCTGTAGATCATGCCTGGAATGCTGTGTACCTGGACAGTTCCTGGCATATGGTAGATCCCACCTGGGCTGCAGGTGGCTGTGATGAGGATGAAAATATCGGCAAGCTCCAATCTTTTGAAAAGCTGTTCAATAACTATTACTGGCAGGCATCCTACAGTGATTTTCACCGCAACCATTATCCGGAGAAAGGACAATGGGCTTTTAAGGAAAACTATACCAAAGAGAAGTTTGCTGCTGCACCATACATTGCCGGCAGTGTTATCAGTGACCTTCGCCTGTTGTCACCGGAGCCCGGCATTATCCAGGCCCGTAAGGGAGATACGATCCGATTCAGGTTTACTTACCGCGGCCAGCTTACTTATCTGCAGGCCAACTCCAATCTGTTCCGCAATCCTACAACTTACCGCATGGAGAAAGTATCCAGACGGCGCTGGCAACCAGTATGGGATACCTTTGCCCTGAAAAAACAACAATACGTTTCGTTTCGCAAAAGCTTCCGCGGCTACGCTTTTGAATATGTGGTTACAGATGAAAACCTGAACTACATAGACATTCTGTTTGACTACGAAAGGGCTTTCCGTTATAAGGTGAACATTATCCGGGAACCGGTGCAGTTAGCGGGTAAATAA
- a CDS encoding DUF417 family protein, translating to MKNKLLNAIANLDQLGKKAIRYGIVLVFLWIGGLKFFTYEADGIVPFVANSPFMSFFYHHPEEYKSHINKEGELITANHQWHEANNTYVFSYGLGIFLIILGILVALYKVAPLASMVGSGLVFVTTLGTLSFLITTPESWVPHLTDHQWGFPYLSGRGRLVVKDIVILGGALITMSESAAIYLQRRKDA from the coding sequence ATGAAAAACAAGCTACTGAACGCCATCGCAAATCTTGACCAGCTGGGTAAAAAAGCCATCCGATACGGTATTGTGCTGGTCTTCCTCTGGATCGGCGGACTGAAATTTTTTACTTATGAAGCTGATGGTATTGTGCCCTTTGTGGCCAACAGCCCCTTTATGTCCTTTTTCTATCATCACCCGGAAGAGTACAAAAGCCATATAAACAAGGAAGGAGAACTGATAACGGCTAATCATCAATGGCATGAGGCCAACAACACCTATGTGTTTTCCTATGGCCTGGGTATTTTTCTGATCATACTGGGTATATTGGTAGCCTTGTATAAAGTGGCGCCACTGGCCAGTATGGTGGGTAGTGGTCTTGTATTTGTGACGACGCTGGGTACGCTGTCTTTTCTGATCACGACACCTGAATCATGGGTACCACATCTTACAGATCATCAGTGGGGATTCCCTTACCTCTCAGGCCGCGGCCGGCTGGTAGTGAAAGATATTGTCATCCTGGGAGGTGCGCTGATCACCATGAGTGAGTCTGCGGCTATTTATCTGCAACGCAGGAAGGATGCTTAG
- a CDS encoding AraC family transcriptional regulator, producing MKAVHADTGEYLFGLKPATAASLARPSQFSEYTVIFIPSGSGTYHADFSTFSFNGPVLLFATPFQALRLQADKDMEVLLLQFHGDFYCIEQHHSDVACNGLLFNNIYLWPYISLSATQAADFTQLLTQLDNELHQEPPSGIVLKAYLQLLLAKSSTIRLQTQTARPDEQPRDQQMEQFRQLLDQHYRSLHKPADYAAMLAISPNHLSKRCKGYFGKSPSQLIQDRLVLEAKKHLHLTRKSIKEIAYELQFEDEFYFSRFFKKMTKVSPRTFRRRTGISVVADLSM from the coding sequence ATGAAAGCGGTACATGCAGATACAGGAGAATATTTATTCGGACTAAAGCCGGCAACAGCAGCTTCGCTGGCGCGGCCCTCACAGTTTTCGGAGTACACAGTTATATTTATACCATCCGGCAGTGGCACTTATCACGCCGATTTTAGTACGTTTTCCTTCAACGGCCCGGTATTATTGTTTGCAACACCTTTTCAGGCCCTGCGTTTGCAGGCAGATAAAGACATGGAAGTTTTGCTGCTGCAGTTCCATGGTGATTTTTATTGCATAGAGCAGCACCACAGTGACGTAGCCTGCAACGGACTGTTGTTTAACAATATTTATCTATGGCCTTATATTAGTCTGTCTGCCACCCAGGCAGCGGATTTTACGCAACTATTGACTCAACTGGACAATGAACTGCATCAGGAACCACCTTCCGGCATTGTATTAAAAGCCTATCTGCAGCTACTACTGGCCAAATCGAGCACCATCCGGCTGCAAACACAAACAGCCCGGCCGGATGAACAGCCGCGGGATCAACAGATGGAACAATTCCGACAGCTGCTGGACCAGCACTACCGGTCTTTGCACAAGCCTGCGGATTACGCCGCTATGCTGGCTATCTCACCTAATCATCTCTCCAAACGCTGTAAAGGGTATTTTGGCAAATCCCCGTCACAACTGATTCAGGACAGACTGGTGCTGGAAGCTAAAAAACACCTGCACCTTACCCGGAAGAGCATCAAGGAAATTGCCTATGAACTTCAGTTTGAAGATGAGTTTTATTTCAGCCGTTTTTTTAAGAAGATGACAAAAGTATCACCCCGTACTTTCCGCCGCAGAACGGGCATTTCGGTGGTGGCAGATTTGTCCATGTAA
- a CDS encoding carboxymuconolactone decarboxylase family protein: protein METRITFADINKGFMDGLFKTGNYLRHSELDRKLMELIHYRISQINGCAYCLDMHHKDAIHLGETEQRLHSLPAWPECPYYTEEEKAVLAYAEAVNSGHVSDEVFNNLAAFYSKAKIADLTLSVAAIGTWNKLNKAFRTEPGTYEIGQHESQD, encoded by the coding sequence ATGGAAACAAGAATAACCTTCGCTGACATCAATAAAGGCTTTATGGACGGACTGTTCAAAACTGGTAACTACCTCCGCCACTCAGAGCTCGACCGCAAACTGATGGAGCTGATACACTACCGTATTTCCCAGATCAATGGTTGCGCCTATTGTCTGGACATGCATCACAAGGATGCTATTCATCTGGGAGAAACAGAGCAGCGCCTGCATTCGCTGCCAGCATGGCCGGAATGTCCGTATTATACTGAAGAAGAAAAGGCTGTACTGGCATATGCCGAAGCAGTAAACAGCGGTCATGTGAGCGATGAAGTGTTCAACAATCTGGCTGCTTTTTATTCCAAGGCAAAGATTGCAGACCTTACATTGTCAGTTGCTGCCATTGGCACCTGGAACAAGCTGAACAAGGCTTTCCGGACGGAGCCCGGCACTTACGAGATTGGACAACATGAGTCCCAGGACTAA
- a CDS encoding TDP-N-acetylfucosamine:lipid II N-acetylfucosaminyltransferase — protein sequence MNYHLMIDDKFINDFITDAEKAAPGNNIYIIDQHLEQAAHVKSPLARFAPYHTPAFQELVKGIGANDKVFIHWLSESAVAFVLSLPEAVPAGVCFWGGDIVEIPFSRFKRTIYGPKTLKYFEREEERTKVEWNLLKPKLLFKTFKRRYIKYPKSERHIATQRDRFFRRLNFFLNWNEIDHQWIHQHYTTNVTLKYFFYNVNPQPDNNGVAYTKKEPGVTTILLGNSATSTNNHLEALEALAKFKDEPIKLVIPLNYGSRQYGDWVEQKAVAMFGREKVNALRDFMNRDDYYRLLDEVDIAFMPHYRSQAVGNTLAMLYRGKKLFLHHKSSVYQLFKRYDVNVHDVANVPNMTFDAFKTATAPEEIAKDIVRMETIFDTGKKMQVLKELLS from the coding sequence ATGAATTATCACCTGATGATAGACGATAAGTTTATCAATGACTTTATTACAGATGCAGAAAAAGCCGCGCCGGGCAACAATATTTACATCATTGACCAGCACCTTGAACAGGCTGCCCATGTAAAGTCGCCACTGGCGAGGTTTGCGCCTTATCACACTCCTGCCTTTCAGGAGCTGGTAAAAGGCATTGGTGCCAACGATAAAGTTTTCATACACTGGTTATCCGAATCTGCGGTGGCATTCGTTCTTTCTTTACCAGAAGCTGTTCCGGCAGGTGTATGTTTCTGGGGCGGTGACATTGTGGAGATTCCTTTCTCCCGTTTCAAACGCACTATTTACGGACCTAAAACACTTAAGTATTTTGAGCGGGAAGAAGAGCGGACCAAAGTGGAATGGAATCTTTTAAAACCAAAGCTGCTGTTTAAAACCTTCAAGAGACGTTATATAAAATATCCGAAATCAGAACGTCATATTGCTACACAACGGGACAGGTTTTTCAGAAGGCTCAACTTTTTCCTGAACTGGAATGAGATTGATCACCAGTGGATACATCAACACTATACCACCAATGTAACCCTGAAGTATTTCTTTTATAATGTGAATCCGCAGCCGGACAATAACGGGGTGGCTTATACGAAAAAAGAACCGGGAGTAACCACTATCCTGCTGGGTAATTCCGCCACGTCCACCAACAACCATCTGGAAGCCCTGGAGGCACTGGCGAAGTTTAAAGACGAGCCTATCAAACTGGTGATTCCGCTGAATTATGGTAGCCGGCAATATGGTGATTGGGTAGAACAGAAGGCTGTGGCCATGTTTGGCCGGGAGAAGGTGAACGCCCTACGTGACTTTATGAATAGGGACGACTACTACCGTTTGCTGGACGAGGTAGATATTGCCTTTATGCCCCATTACCGTTCACAGGCCGTAGGCAATACCCTGGCTATGCTCTACAGGGGTAAAAAACTTTTCCTGCATCACAAGAGTTCTGTTTATCAGCTCTTCAAACGATATGATGTGAATGTTCACGATGTGGCCAATGTCCCCAACATGACCTTTGATGCGTTTAAAACCGCGACCGCTCCGGAGGAAATAGCCAAAGACATTGTCCGTATGGAAACCATCTTTGACACCGGAAAAAAAATGCAGGTGTTGAAGGAATTGTTATCATGA